The sequence TATAGTCCTGGCTCTCCAGCCTAGCCCTACAGCCTTTAAGGATGGAGTAAAGACCATTGTGTctttaaagaaaacaatctCTTCTGTGAGTCTGCGTCTGAAGACAATGCAGTAACATCACCATATACACTGGATCACACATGTTGCCCATCACTGAATAGAACACCAGCCCCTGAAAGGGATGGTATGAGGTAGTCAGGAGCTCAGGTGAGTCAGGTGGCCATAGGCTAAGCTTGGGCTTGTTGACATTTGATGTTTGGATAAAGATGTGTTGTCATTGTGATTTCTGGAGTGTGAAGTGTATCAGGTGTCTTTGCAGAAAGCAGTAGCTTGAAACATGATGCCCAGCCATTCGATTTGATTTGAATTTCGAGGTCCGCATCATCTGATTGGTGCTGTGCCAATTTCCTCACCCATAACTGTGTGGCAGCGGAATTGCGCGTGTGCTGCTCTAGTCAATTTCTATTCCTGTGTATGGTTTGGACAATGTGTCATCTTCTTCAAAGTAAAATAAGACCTCTGAGAAACCATCACATATAACAGAAACCATATCATATATGTCACAATATAAATCATTCATGGAAGGAACCTCTGAACAGACATTCCCAACAGGATGCATTTGAACTTGAAAGGATTATTTATTGATAGCAATATAggcctgtctctgcttctctcgCTTTTGCTCTTGTTCATCCTTGTTATCTATATCTCATTCCGTTTGCCCTCCACgctctctgtttttcagttcCCAGAGTGCGGCTTCTATGGGATCTATGACAAGATCCTGCTGTTCAAGCACGACACAGGCACCAACAACATCCTGCAGATGGTCAAAGGTGCCTCTGACATCCATGAGGGGGACCTCATCGAAGTGGTGCTGTCAGGTGAGGGTTCGTCCTCTCCCCCCTGGACACCTAGGTACACAGGTGCTCCTCTTACTCTGGGCCATGCACCTGTGGAGCGGCAGAGGTGATGAGCGGTGACTAGTTGTGGTCAGCCTATGCTTTTCTGCAGAACAGAGGAACAACATTTTAGTTGGATCATCATTAAACAGCTCACCTAATGATATAGCATGGGCTACTGTGTTTCAaagtgataaggagcagggctcataacccaaaggttgctgaaTCAATTCCTAGATAGTaaactgccattgtaccctttggcaaggtacttaacctgaactaTGACAGTATATATCCAGTTGTACACATGGATAACATATACTGATTGAAAGATGTCCCTCcggagaagagtgtctgctaagcaaatgcaaaaatgtgagaaaaagcAACAATGGATGTTTAAAGCAGTAGTTTTACAGAGTACAGCAGAGAgccgtggtgtgtgtgtgtgtgtgtgtgtgtgtgtgcatgtgtgtgcatacatgcgtgtgcatgtgcatcaaAGCATAAGAGGGATTCCCCCATCAGGGCAATGGAGTGTGGTTATTATTTATACTATCTGCCAGGTGTGAGTAGTGAgggacagaaaaggagaaaataggACTGTCTCTAGGGAAGGTATTTTTACAATCAACAGAAGACAAAGTGGGGTCCTATGGGAAATGTGCTGCATGTCTTTTGCTGCACCTGCCTATCATTATCTTCACTGACAGGCAACGTGGCCTTGTGGTTGTTAGAGGACAGACAGTGTTAGGTGTGGCAGTGTTGTACCATTGAGAAAGACATTTACCCTGAATGGCCTTAGGAAATATCAAATTTCATAGACAGATAGTATGAAGTTAGGATGATAGATAGTATGTAAGTTGCCCAGAATACGGGTATTGTCCACTAAGCTAACTGTACATAGCATATTGTTTCTGCTTATCCcctttgtttgtgctgttggtgTCATTGCACCAGATGTGATCTGTATAAGGACAAGAACATCCCTTAGCATGATTCAGAAAATGACTTGGTGGATGGAGacatttgttaattaattttccagatattttttatatgtttgacTGAGTGGTTGTATTCCCAAGCTGTATTTGACAGTTGATGCCTTTTACCCGGGCCATTTAGCGGCTGCCACATTCGAGGACTTCCAGATCCGGCCCCACGCCCTGAACGTGCACTCGTACCGTGCTCCTGCCTTCTGCGACCACTGTGGGGAGATGCTGTTCGGCCTGGTGAGGCAGGGCCTCAAGTGTGATGGtaaatctgtgtctgtctgtctgtctcctttcctGTCTGACTTTTTGCCCAGTTTGCCAGCTCCATTGTGTGTAAAAACATACACTGCCCACTATCTGGACATAGGTGTACATGTGACAAAGAGAGACtaagcaagagagacagagtaagagaaagagagaggtgaaatattttctccgtctctctctttatgCTGCTGTTAATACCTTGTCTGTTTGTGGTCTGTGATCAGCTGGGTCTGGTAATCATTCCTTAAAGTAATCTTCATGGAGTATGAAGCATGAAGCACAAAGGCTTTAGATGAGAAGGAAGCCATAGGCTTCACATTATGACACTCCAGGacctccacccagctgcttggAGAAACCAACGCAACTCTgtttgtctccccctgcaggctgtgGGCTGAACTACCACAAGCGCTGTGCCTTTAGCATACCCAACAACTGCAGCGGGGCACGCAAAAGGCGCCTGTCCACCACCTCGTTGAACAGTAGCCAGTCTCTCCGGCTATGCAACACTGAGTCCCTGTccagcacactcacagaggaCACCACCCTGGTGAGGTCACATGCGAGCGAAACTAGCTCAATGGAATGGAATTGTCAAGAGATGGCTATCATTTATAGTATACTGATAGAGGAGCAGTACACTTTATGAGACCTAATTGGTTAAGGTACTGTATTTCTCCAGTCCTTGTATAATCATATGGGCACTATAGTGTGCGGGTGCTGCCTTTACTGGTTGATCTATCTTCTGCCAAGTCCCTGTACATTTATAGATGTGCTTATGTCTTCAGTTGGATTGTGAATGCACTTGCCGTAGGCTGCTCTGCTTAATAGACCAGCTCTGGGTTAAAATGTGCCATAGTCACGTGCACACTCATTTTCCTAATGTTGTTAGCCGTGGACTGCATGTAAAGATCACTCATATCCTGCCTTTCCAAATGAACCCCCCTAGCCTCGGACCCCCAGCGAGGTATCCCGGAACCCCAGTGAGGCACGGCGTTTATATTCGGGACGTCCTATCCACCTGGACAAGATCCTGATGACCAAAGTGAAGGTTCCCCACACCTTCGTCGTGCACTCCTACACTCGGCCCACGGTGTGTCAGTACTGCAAGAGACTGCTGAGGGGGCTCTTCCGTCAAGGGCTGCAGTGTAAAGGTGAgtctgggggagagaggagcattGACAACTCTGAGTCAGAGACATGGGGAGCAGAAGGAGGAGTCTGAGATGgggtgagaggagggagaggattCAGGACAGTGTGGGGCTCTAAATAGACTCACTCACATGGATAACTCCATCACACTGGCGAGAAGTGGAGGAGTTACAGATATCAGGGAGGAAGGAGTGTTAAACCTGGGGAAGTGTGTGAAACCCGCGGaagagtacatttacatttacatttattcatttggcagacgcttttatccaaagcgacttacataggttacagttctttacaatgttatccatttatacagctggatatttactgaggcaattgtgggttaagtgccttgcccaagggtacagcagcagtgtccaagcgaaccggcaacctttcggctacgagtcctgctccttaaccactatgctacactgctgcccgtaAAAGTAAGAGTAAAAGGAGTCTGAGACATGAGATGATGAGAATGATCTGTCTGGGTGATGAGTCTGGGTCCGGGGGAAGTGGGGGAGGATGAGGGGTCTCGGAAAGTCTGAAACACGTCTGAAATGGAGATGACTCCAGAGGAAAGTCATGACTCAAGCAAACTTGACAAAGACGGTGATTATACACTCTAAATaacttctccttctctctgtgcagaCTGCAAGTTTAACTGTCACAAGCGCTGTGCGTACAAAGTACCCAATGACTGTCTGGGAGAGGCCATCATAAATGGAGGTAAGGAAAGGCTTCTGGGATATTCCCATCATTCCCCAAacattcttctgtgtgtgtgtgtgtgtgtgtgtgttttcatttggaaaagagccatgcttgtgtttgcatgttttgactatatcagtgtgtgtgttttgactaCATAAGTGTGAGTTTGTTTTGTCtacataagtgtgtgtgtttacatttggtgtgtagctgtgtgtgtgtgtgtgtgtatgtgtgtactgaCTTAAAATCCATCTTGTTCTTAGATATGCTGAGCCCCAGTGTGGACCCAGAGCCAATGGACTGCACAAGCGAATTGGGAGATGGCGACAAGTCCTCCCTTATGGACGACTTAGACGACACCTGCAGCATACCAGGGTCCTTCTCCCTGAACACCTTTCCTGACAGCAGCCAAGCTGGGGCCAGCGAGGACCAGAGGTCAGTCTGTTACATGcacagacggacacacacatagatgcacGTGCATGTACAAGCGTCCTTAATTTTTGCACAATTCTCCCCTCAGCTCCACGGGCTACATCCCGCTGATGCGCGTAGTGCAGTCGGTGAGACAGACCACTCGCCGCTCCAGCACGGCCATCAAAGAGGGCTGGATGGTGCACTACAGCAACAAGGACACTCTGGTaatgctgctgctctgacaacctgcctcctcctcctgtctgtctgtttctagCTCTCTGCCCCTGTATTTGCAAGACACTTTACAGCTCTCTGCCAGTGTTGCTTGATGTAGTGGCTGATATGATGGTATGAGGTTGTGGTCTAAAGCTGAACACAAAGACAGACCAAGATGGGGGACGGACATATTCTGGTCCTGCCTTCTGCTAAGCTGTTACTCTATCTCTGTACTGGTAAAATGGTGGAATGCAAGAGCCATGCCTGAAACTGCATAGCACCTCCAAAAAATTCACTCCTCTACATTTGCTCCCAAGGAAAATTAAAGGAGAGGGAATGTGAGAATATGAGGATTCACAActtccctgtctcttttccTCACTTATATTGGAAATGAGTATCAAGTTAAAAGAAGtctaaaatgtgtttgactTGCGATTTGCAGTTGGTAGTTCTCAAGGTCTTGCCAGTGTTAGCATGcaaacactgtcatttttatgGTAGCTATCCACCTTTATCAGGTCTTCACAGCTTAATTTGGTCCACTTCTCTTCTTGCTTAAGTACTTTTCTAATAGTACTTAAATACTTAATCTTTCctgactgtctgtctctttctgtccccctcTTCCCTTCCTGTCTTCCTTTCAGCCACTCCTCTTTTTTGCTCTCCTTGTCCATGCCTCTGGAATGCACTGGCGTCCACCTTGCTAAGccccttgacctttgaccctgacCTTTCCTCTCCCGTCCCTCCAGAGGAAGCGGCACTATTGGCGCCTGGACAGTAAGTGCATCATCCTCTTCCAGAACGACACCACCAACAGGTACTACAAGGTAAGCTTCGCTCTCATGAACTGTGAATACTGAACTCTTTCTGAcccacacccagccacaggaGGAATGTGTTAGACAGCTTCCTTTAAAAATCGGGCTCTTTCACAGACCAGAATTACCCCTGATCTCAGCCCCTGGCCTCATTCACATGTTTGATTTAGTCCAACATCAGTGCTAATGTGTGTGAACTTCTCCTGGGAAGCCAATCCATTTTGTTGCAATTGTGTTGGAATAAAACAGAGTGAAATAATACATGCTCCAGGAGTTAAGGTGTTTCATGCCATTAGTCCACAATTACTCAATCTAGATAATGTCTTTTTCCGTGCTTTGGATCTCCACCGTCAGATCTCTGGAAGGTTTGGAAGGATTAGCTTTATTGCTGTTGACGTACATGAAGTTGGACAGAAAACCTGATGTGGCTTGACACTGCTGACATTGtgtgaaattacttttttgacTGAAGGGTTGTAGGGGTGTATTTTTCTTTGGATGCTGTGACTCTTGCAATTCAGGAATTCTCTCCATAGAGTTTTAGAGATTTGTTTGTATCTTCAGCTTGTCAAGAGCTTGGCAAAgagaaaaggacaaaacaaatcCAGTTTATCTATTTATTAATTCAACATGTAATTAATGGCTTGGGTTAACTGAAAACAACAATCTCCATGGCCTTTAAGCTGCAGAAACCTGACTTCAAGTAATTTTCAGAGTAGACATGGCCATAGCATGACCACATAAAACATGCTTGATATACAGTCACTAAGTGAGGAATATGATTGTGGAACTTTCCTCTGCTCattatgaacttttttttaagatgcTATGATTTACAGTGTTGTGTCCCCTCCCCCATCACCAGGAGATCCCCCTGTCAGAAGTCCTGGAGGTGTGTCCTGCCAGCGACTTCACCCTTGTCCCACCTGGGACCAGCCCCCACTGTTTTGAAATTATCACTGCCACCATTTGCTACTTTGTGGGTGAGGACCCTGTCCCCTTTCCCGCCTCATCCCCCACATCCACATCCCCTCCTGACGTTACTGCCTCCCATGGCATTGCTCCAAGCAGTGGGGTGGGGCAGGACATAGCCAAGGCATGGGAAAACGCCATTCGCCAGGCCCTCATGCCCATCATCTTCCAGGATGCGCCTGCAGCCCACGGGCACATAACCCACAGTGAGTGGTGTTTCTGTCTTATTTTCTGTATGATAGCATAGTGCATAATAAAAGTTTTTCCTGGTGTTGAGGAGTaattgctgtgctttgtgtccccttgtattgtatttgtaacGCGCATagcgtgtatgtgcatgcatgtgtgtgaaagagtgtgcCCCCATTTCAGTTCTCTTTAGCAAGGCAGCATGCTCACTAGTTTAGGAAGATCCTATTGAAAGCTGTTAGTATAAGGAGCATATGCTGGCAAAAGGAAAGCAAAGTTACCGCGTCTGTAATGCTGTCTACAGGGCAGGCATCTGTGAGCATCTCCGTCTCCAACAGTCAGATTCAGGAGAACGTGGTGAGTGAACAGCCTTTGAactctgtcagtgtgtcactctatatgtagaaatacagaattGCACTTGCAAATTTGTAAGAAGGGACTAGAatatgttgatgatgatgatgatgatgatgatgatgataaactCCCTCATAGGACATTGCTGCAGTCTATCAGATCTTTGCGGACGAGGTACTTGGCTCTGGGCAGTTTGGGGTGGTATATGGAGGTGAGTCTAGTATACACTTCTTGGTCTCTCAGTGCATTTGCAGAAGCAGTGTCTTTGCTGTTATTTGATGCTTCAACATATAACCATATAACGTGCAGTTCATATCTCACTGTCTAACTATGATTTTTCTGCTCCTGTTCTTTCCCTCTTCCAcccactcctctctccatccccctttctctctctctctctgcgcagGGAAGCACAGGAAGTCGGGACGTGACGTGGCAGTCAAAGTGATCGACAAACTGCGTTTCCCCACCAAGCAGGAGAGCCAGCTGAGGAACGAGGTTGCCATCCTGCAGGTAGCCATTAGGGGGCACCATAGAGCCTCCATTCAATGCTGCAGGGAGAGCTCACAGGACTGAGGTCTTCACGTAGTATCTGTTGATTCACAGTGGGACCTTTTAGAGTTTTCACAACTTTTCTCACAACAATCCAAATGATGGAGATAAAATAAGATCACATCATCATTGCTGATTAATTATGTGACCAttgcatagttttttttccaatgaggATGTCCTTATCCAGGGACGTGGTATCCATACTTAGGACGTGGATAGTTTTAAACAGTCATCTTGCACCTGGTATTTAAACAACCAGGACCCAAAGTCCTTCTCTCTACCCAAATGGTGCCTGTGACCTGATCCAACAGTATAAAAATTTACCCTTATCCATAATGATTTAtacaacattcattttgcacACTGTATTTTcgtacagctggaaatttactcAGGTTAAGTTATGCAGGTTAAGTACCCAGCCAAatgatgcaacagcagtgcccctggaaatcaaaccagcaatctcGGGCTATGACCTCATTAACTGCAATGGCACACTGCCTACATATTTCACCCTGGTGATCAGCCACTCAATCAATGCACTTTACTGTGACTTGTGCCAGGGCAGACTGTAACGTGAAGCTCTCTACAATGATAGGAATTATTCATATGATAGTTAATTCGGTAAACAGGTGTTATCAATACAAAGCACTCCACTCCAGAAGTCTAACTCTTCCCCACccgtctcccccctctctctgtggaccACAGAGTCTGCGTCACCTGGGCATCGTGAACCTGGAGTGCATGTTCGAGACGCCAGAGAAGGTGTTTGTGGTGATGGAGAAGCTGCATGGAGACATGCTGGAGATGATCCTATCCAGTGAGAAGGGCAGGCTGCCAGAACGCCTCACCAAGTTCCTCATCACACAGGTCTGCCTAGTCAACCCAACCCCCCTTTTTATGGACTACGCTCTTCtatccccctctctgtgtcctctgtgtaTTTGGGCATGTCCCTGTACCCAGAAGCCTTATGaatgcctttgtgtgtctgtgtgtctcaatGCGAGTCTGAGTGTCTCCTTTGCTCTATGTGTGCTTTATTGAAGATCTTGCATTTATGTGTTTGGCGCTTAATGAATGCCTATATCACTCCTTTTAAAGTATACATTTGTCTTGTGACTCTCTGCTTGGCTGTGTGAGTCTCCGTCTGTGCGTCTCCGTCTGAGTCTTTGCCTTTGTGCTTGTCCATGCAAGGGTCTGCACGTCTGTCTGAGTTTCTATCTGTCCACTGTGGTTCTGTGTCTGACTGCTTGAGACTTAGAGTATCCGCAGGAGTatctgcttgtttgtttgaatCTCTAAGAGAGCGAATGAGTCTCCTTGAGAGTTGCCTTGTCAGTCGTTGTATGAGCACCTCGGTGTGTCTGTACTTGTATGAATCTCTGTCACTCCGCTGCCGTATTTCCCCTCTGGCCAGCTTGGCTGCTGACAGCCTGACTCCCCCCTGTTCCAGATCCTCGCTGCCCTGCGGCACCTCCACTTCAAGAACATTGTTCACTGTGACCTGAAGCCTGAGAACGTGCTGCTGGCCTCGGCTGAGCCCTTCCCTCAGGTAGGCGAGTGAAACGGCCCACGCATCATTTCCCATTAGTCAGCCGTGTGCCCGGTTCATTCAGCTCTGCACAATTTCAAAACATCAGTACAGAATGTGCTTTGAATATGATTCGGGCCTTCTCTCTTCAGCTTACCGTCTATGCCTTTGGAAATTCTGTCTCTGGCTCTCATTCAGaatcagaaaatcagaaatCTCTCATCAGAGGGAAAAGGAGTGTGGtatcattttgtaatttatgACACATCCTTAATCTGTTTGAAGATGGCAGGTGCTAGTGAAACAGTTTTAGGACAGTTTCAACAGAGATGTGCTTTCAGTATGTTCAATGTTGCAAGTGTTATTaggaaaatcaaagaaaatgggaaaagaagTCAGAATTCCATAGTATACTTTACAGATGTGACAGTGTGGAAGTCTCTTTCCTTGATTCTCTGTTTCTGAAGTCATATCATTGTGGCAattgaaattgtgaaattgtggCAATCTGGCTCTTCAACTGGTGTGACCAGGATGTCCTTTTAGAGTGGATCCCCTACATTCTATAATTCCAATTTCAAATTCCACTCTAATTATAAACAATCAGAGTGTGTTCAGGCATTTTTAGATCAAACTGTCGACCGCACCCTACATCTGCTGTTAGTCCTCCCCTTCTCTATCTCTgttccccctctttttctctctctcctctgctccctcacCACTATCCTCATCCCTCGTTCATCCTCTCTTTTTCGGCCCTCAGGTGAAGCTGTGTGACTTCGGCTTTGCCCGAATCATCGGGGAGAAGTCGTTCCGGCGCTCGGTGGTAGGGACCCCGGCCTACCTGGCCCCCGAGGTGCTACTGAACCAGGGCTACAACCGCTCGCTGGACATGTGGTCCGTGGGCGTCATCATGTACGTCAGCCTGAGCGGCACCTTCCCCTTCAATGAGGATGAGGACATCAATGACCAGATCCACAACGCCGCCTTCATGTACCCGCCCAACCCCTGGAAGCACATATCCCCTGAGGGTATGCAGAGAAGCACACCTGCGCTTCCCCGGCCGCCGTGCTGGACTCTGTGTTGTCACTTCCCTGCTCTGCTTCTCCACCACTCACAGTCTCCCACAGACGCTCCTGTTTACACGCCACCTTGCAGCCCCCTCCATTCTTTTCTCATTCTCCTTTACATCATTTAAtgtcttaatttgtttttgcatgttctCTTCTTAGCCATAAATTATTCCCCCCTGCAGAAATTCTTTATAGATTCCTCTAATATGACCTGTCTGCAAACTAACTGCAAActacttttttaatttaaacataataTGCAATAATGTGCTCATGTTGTATtagaatgtaatttttttgtacGGATTTTATTTCCTTATCTCTCATAAGTAGCCACCCTAGATAGTAATATGATGAAACACTGATAGTTCTACTAATATTAATGGTACCACTAATGATACCATtgctgaataataataacaaggAAAATGATTATGAAACCTGTATGTCTATATTCCTCAGCTATCGACCTGATCAACAACCTGCTACAGGTGAAGATGAGGAAGAGATATAGTGTGGACAAGAGTCTCAGCCATGCCTGGCTCCAGGTATGattactaacacacacacacacgcacacacacatacaaacagaaacacacagacacacacacacacagaaacaagcacATTTCTGTGCATAATGATGCATAGACACTGCTGATGAATGCAATCATTCAGATACAAATGCAACAGCTTTCCTACTTTATTCCAACAACCCCCTGCCTTTTTTCaacacatataatatatatatatataatatcacaTTGCAGCCAGTCTGCCAGGTAGAGGTGTAACACTctagcgaagggcgagagcagtcaccccagctggcctcaaacccgggtctacagggtaccaaccatgcgactttgactgcgacgccaaagagccaggcttgttggtatggcagtcagagcgcatactcaactgtagagacagcactctgtcacactgccctccccttcgggaagtgcgcccatgcgcttcacacaccaaGGCGTTCCTCATGCATTCcccctgccgtacttctcccatcccagggtgccccactcaccagtgcttcacccatctctggggtccctcacaccgtgctccacccatctctggggtccctcacaccggggtcaacctaacctgggggtccctcatacagctcacacactgggcacgcctccgatggccttgcAGCAAGCTATCCCACttgacaccatttgtagcgaagggtggGAGCAGTCACtccacctggcctcgaacccgggtctacagggtaccaaccatgtgactttgactgtgacgccaaagagccatAAGAGCAGATAGGAGGATACATCAGGGTGGATAACTGTCTAACTTCACACATTCTTTTACTGTCTGTCTCCCACCTGTCCCCTTCTGTTACTAACTCAGGACTACCAGACGTGGCTGGACCTGCGAGGGCTGGAGTGCAGGTTGAACGAGCGCTACATCACCCACGAGAGCGACGACCACCGTTGGCAGCTTTACTCCCAGGAACACACGCTGCCCTACCCCGCCCACCTGGTGCCCCCGCCTGCCGCCCCTGACCATTACGACGAGGGAGGTGGTGACTCCGAAATGCAGGGCTTGGCAGAAGGGGTCAGCATCCTCTGAGGCCACATCCAACCCtgtggcagggagagacagaggaggatggGGTGGGTCTAATGTGCCAGTGGGTATGGTTCAAGGAAGAACATGGGTAGAAGGGGTTGGTCAAAGATGCCACTGGGTGGAGCTTGTGTAGGAACAGGGGAAGGGAAGAGCTTGTCATTGAACACCCCCATCCCTCCAGGAGCAAAAATTCAACTCCCTCATTACGTCTCATCACATCTGTACTTGGTCAACTTAGCTCAATGACCTTCGCACCCTCTGAAGCAAGGGAGCCTCCCACTCCTTAGACTCCCTATGGTGATGGAGAAATGAGGAGCAAGGCCCTGTATTCCTGTCATTTTAGGACAGTACACAACAGCACGGACTTAAACCCAGCATCACCTCATATGGCATTCTACACATATGGCAGTCTTCACAACAGATGAAGGAACCATCACTGTCAGTCTAACCTTCGCTGCCTAGAGAGGGGAGCATAGCTACTTTTGCCAAGCTGAAGATGGGAACACAAACCGAAGTAGAACCCAAACCTGTAACTTTCATATGGATTACAAGAGTTTCCCTATTACCTGCACAACAGTCTTCCTGTGATGTTGAAAGAAGAACATTTACCTTGTACCTTGATCAATTTCTCAAATGTGATTGGCTCATTTACCAATCAACTGGAGGGCCATAGTTAGTAATCTCGACATatcacataatatatcaaaatggGCAGGGTTTGTCATCTAATGCCACCAAATGCAAGCAACTAATGCAATTACTAGAAGAGAACCATCACATGGTTCTgatacccccaccccacccactttGTTTATCAGCAAAAGCATAACCTTGAGTCACCTTGAAACTTTCCCAAGTGTTTCTGCGACATTGTGGCAATGTTATTGTGCATGTACAGACCACCAGGGTGAATGTGCAAATGTCATGTGTGGGCAAGGCAGGGTGAGCTCAGTGCACCTAACCCGATCTGCATttgaggtggtggtgggggggggtgcaacaTGTTTAAAGATCATTCAATATCATCTTCATCTAGTGTTGTGAACCATCCACTTGTGAATAAGTGAAGTGGCTGTGATTTGAACAGAACAGCTGCTAAGGGCCTCCCAGATCtggaaatttcttttttttgtatctcTGCTTGGGAGTATACGGGAACAGCGGAATTGCCTCTCGCTTCTCGCAGTCTCAGccttaatgaaaacagactcTCTACTAGAGCCATTGGAGGCTGAAGAC comes from Megalops cyprinoides isolate fMegCyp1 chromosome 3, fMegCyp1.pri, whole genome shotgun sequence and encodes:
- the LOC118775342 gene encoding serine/threonine-protein kinase D2-like, translated to MANVSPCLSSAPFNGQLFFPPGSPSPPGSIVGPQGTPIATAAFPLPGGLSMETGVAAGPGGFGTSLATPAPAGVSFIIQIGLTRESVLLPQSADLAYVKQIACSIVDQKFPECGFYGIYDKILLFKHDTGTNNILQMVKGASDIHEGDLIEVVLSAAATFEDFQIRPHALNVHSYRAPAFCDHCGEMLFGLVRQGLKCDGCGLNYHKRCAFSIPNNCSGARKRRLSTTSLNSSQSLRLCNTESLSSTLTEDTTLPRTPSEVSRNPSEARRLYSGRPIHLDKILMTKVKVPHTFVVHSYTRPTVCQYCKRLLRGLFRQGLQCKDCKFNCHKRCAYKVPNDCLGEAIINGDMLSPSVDPEPMDCTSELGDGDKSSLMDDLDDTCSIPGSFSLNTFPDSSQAGASEDQSSTGYIPLMRVVQSVRQTTRRSSTAIKEGWMVHYSNKDTLRKRHYWRLDSKCIILFQNDTTNRYYKEIPLSEVLEVCPASDFTLVPPGTSPHCFEIITATICYFVGEDPVPFPASSPTSTSPPDVTASHGIAPSSGVGQDIAKAWENAIRQALMPIIFQDAPAAHGHITHRQASVSISVSNSQIQENVDIAAVYQIFADEVLGSGQFGVVYGGKHRKSGRDVAVKVIDKLRFPTKQESQLRNEVAILQSLRHLGIVNLECMFETPEKVFVVMEKLHGDMLEMILSSEKGRLPERLTKFLITQILAALRHLHFKNIVHCDLKPENVLLASAEPFPQVKLCDFGFARIIGEKSFRRSVVGTPAYLAPEVLLNQGYNRSLDMWSVGVIMYVSLSGTFPFNEDEDINDQIHNAAFMYPPNPWKHISPEAIDLINNLLQVKMRKRYSVDKSLSHAWLQDYQTWLDLRGLECRLNERYITHESDDHRWQLYSQEHTLPYPAHLVPPPAAPDHYDEGGGDSEMQGLAEGVSIL